A window of the Tenebrio molitor chromosome 1, icTenMoli1.1, whole genome shotgun sequence genome harbors these coding sequences:
- the LOC138130091 gene encoding lysosomal alpha-mannosidase-like isoform X1: protein MKLPSTPIEKNIKSVVSLVLQMSLAALLFCVFIALSVDGKPVVEDDPICGYEACPEASPDTLNIHIIPHSHDDVGWLKTVDQYFFQDVQNVISSVVDALKQNPERRFVQVETAFFKLWWSRQNDIIKEAVQNLVNNGQLEFINGAWSMNDEAAVHYQSTIDQFTLGLRYIEDNLGRCARPKVGWQIDPFGHSREQASISAQLGFDSMFFARLDYRDKNRRMDDKTMDLLWRGSANLGNNADIFTSVLYQHYSAPGGFCFDIVCNDEVIIDDEEDPDYNLEKRVGEFADQMRDRAEHYPTNNILVTMGDDFRYEAAMTTYMNLDLLIKGFDLFEQTYNDKRIKVFYSTPSCYTKAVNDYVNSNNYNLELKTDDFFPYADGTNTYWTGYFTSRATSKHFERQGNNLLQVSKQLAANAQGSYDNEQINTLKEAVGVMQHHDAITGTEKQHVANNYYLRLSRGMQSAADAAGQVLSNLITGDDTNLEFDSCLLANVSACTQTESDTFTVAVYNPLSRTQTAIVTLPVFDQQNYQIRDPDDNDVPYQLDASLADFSYVENARTSQTTLQFAAKDLPPLGFKVYRFSAADKQPKSNPLLKKTPNLSVGYEETSFEISEQTGLLESITMNGVTLQVTQDFQYYTSQNSSGAYIFVPVETDPSRVAGGPITTTLVSGDVSQGVLQEFGSWARQFIKVYNDDKSYIEFDWIVGPLDISDGVGKEVVSKFSTPLETNGQFYTDSNGREVLQRTRNSRPDYDYTDEQPIAGNYYPVTSKIVIEDDDVEFAVLTDRSQGGSSINDGEVELMVHRACQHDDGRGVGENLNEQEFGDGIRVRGKHFLVLGPKGGNVSGDKSIAAVERDVAQRKLLSPWTFVTKQVDNLNNLQFSGLKNSLPDNVQILTLEPWSENTLLFRLEHVLENGEDDNLSQEVTVDVSDLFTLFSITELKETTLGANMLLEENVRLSWPGSSTTDDQAEKRDVDDLTVTLQPMQIRTFLATVSYN, encoded by the exons ATGAAGTTACCCTCGACTCCGATTGAGAAGAATATCAAGAGTGTAGTCAGTTTGGTGTTGCAAATGTCTTTGGCGGCGCTTTTGTTTTGCGTGTTTATCGCCTTAAGCGTTGACGGCAAACCTGTGGTCGAAGACGATCCGATTTGTGGCTACGAG GCGTGTCCAGAAGCCAGTCCCGACACTCTCAACATCCACATAATCCCGCACTCCCACGACGACGTCGGATGGCTCAAAACTGTTGATCAGTACTTCTTCCAAG ACGTCCAAAACGTGATCAGCTCCGTGGTCGATGCGTTGAAGCAGAACCCGGAGAGAAG atttgtgCAGGTCGAGACCGCTTTCTTCAAGCTTTGGTGGTCCCGGCAGAACGATATCATCAAGGAAGCCGTGCAGAATCTGGTCAATAACGGCCAACTCGAGTTCATCAACGGCGCCTGGAGCATGAACGACGAAGCCGCCGTCCACTACCAGTCAACCATCGACCAGTTCACTCTTGGTTTGCGCTACATAGAAGACAACCTGGGACGATGCGCCAGGCCTAAGGTCGGCTGGCAGATAGACCCGTTCGGCCACAGTCGCGAGCAAGCCTCGATTTCCGCGCAACTAGGTTTCGACAGCATGTTTTTCGCCCGGTTGGATTATCGAGACAAGAACAGGAGAATGGACGACAAAACCATGGACCTTCTGTGGAGAGGAAGCGCCAACTTGGGCAACAACGCGGACATCTTCACTTCAGTCTTGTACCAGCATTACAGCGCCCCCGGGGGCTTCTGTTTCGACATCGTGTGCAACGACGAGGTGATCATCGACGACGAAGAAGACCCAGACTACAATCTTGAAAAAAGAGTCGGAGAGTTTGCTGATCAGATGCGAGACCGAGCTGAGCATTACCCCACCAACAACATCCTGGTAACGATGGGAGACGACTTCCGGTACGAGGCCGCCATGACGACTTACATGAACCTAGATCTGCTGATCAA GGGATTCGATTTGTTTGAGCAAACCTACAACGACAAGCGCATCAAAGTGTTCTATTCGACGCCATCTTGTTACACCAAGGCTGTCAACGATTACGTCAACAGCAACAATTACAATCTGGAGTTAAAAACAGACGACTTTTTCCCGTACGCTGACGGGACAAACACCTACTGGACTGGGTACTTCACGTCCAGAGCCACCTCCAAACACTTCGAACGTCAAGGCAACAACCTTCTACAA GTTTCCAAACAACTAGCAGCTAACGCTCAAGGATCCTACGATAACGAGCAAATCAACACTTTGAAGGAAGCTGTCGGAGTGATGCAACACCACGACGCCATCACCGGTACTGAGAAGCAACACGTGgccaacaattattatttgcgCCTGTCGCGCGGGATGCAAAGCGCTGCCGATGCCGCAGGACAAGTACTCTC CAATCTGATCACCGGCGATGATACCAACTTAGAGTTCGATTCTTGCCTCCTCGCGAACGTCAGCGCTTGCACCCAGACCGAATCCGACACGTTTACAGTAGCAGTGTACAATCCTCTGAGTCGTACCCAAACCGCGATCGTAACTCTTCCAGTTTTTGACCAACAAAACTACCAAATTCGCGATCCCGATGACAACGACGTTCCGTACCAACTGGACGCGTCTTTGGCAGATTTCAGCTACGTCGAAAACGCCAGGACTTCCCAAACCACCCTGCAGTTCGCCGCGAAAGACCTTCCTCCGCTAGGTTTCAAGGTTTATCGTTTCTCGGCAGCCGACAAGCAACCCAAATCTAATCCTCTGCTTAAAAAGACACCCAATCTCTCAGTCGGTTACGAA GAGACAAGTTTCGAAATCAGCGAACAAACAGGGTTGTTGGAGTCGATCACCATGAACGGAGTCACTCTGCAAGTCACTCAAGATTTTCAATATTACACGAGTCAAAACAGTTCTGGGGCTTATATTTTCGTCCCGGTTGAAACCGATCCCTCAAGGGTCGCTGGAGGTCCCATCACTACCACCCTAGTCAGCGGAGATGTGTCCCAAGGGGTGTTGCAAGAGTTTGGCAGCTGGGCCAGACAATTCATCAAAGTGTACAACGACGACAAGAGCTACATCGAATTTGATTGGATCGTTGGTCCCCTCGACATCAGTGACGGCGTGGGCAAAGAAGTGGTCAGCAAGTTCTCGACACCTTTGGAGACGAACGGTCAGTTTTACACAGACTCCAACGGACGAGAAGTACTGCAGAGGACCAGGAACTCGCGACCCGACTACGACTACACCGACGAACAACCAATCGCCGGGAATTACTACCCCGTCACGAGCAAAATCGTCATCGAAGACGACGACGTCGAGTTCGCCGTCTTGACAGATAGATCGCAAGGTGGCTCGAGCATCAACGACGGAGAGGTGGAGCTGATGGTGCACAGGGCGTGTCAACACGATGACGGTAGAGGAGTGGGGGAGAACTTGAACGAGCAAGAGTTTGGCGACGGGATCAGAGTCAGAGGCAAACACTTCCTAGTTTTGGGACCCAAGGGCGGAAACG TTTCAGGAGACAAATCTATCGCTGCAGTTGAAAGAGACGTTGCCCAGAGAAAACTGTTGAGTCCTTGGACCTTCGTCACCAAGCAAGTCGACAACTTGAACAATTTGCAGTTCAGCGGGTTGAAGAACAGCCTTCCGGATAACGTGCAGATTTTGACTCTGGAACCGTGGAGCGAAAACACTCTTCTCTTTAGGCTCGAGCACGTCCTGGAAAATGGCGAAGATGACAACTTGTCCCAAGAAGTGACAGTTGACGTTTCG GATTTGTTCACCTTGTTCAGTATTACTGAACTCAAGGAAACCACGCTTGGGGCGAATATGCTCTTGGAAGAGAATGTCCGATTGTCGTGGCCCGGAAGCAGTACTACCGACGACCAAGCTGAGAAGAGAGATGTCGACGATTTGACAGTCACTCTGCAACCGATGCAGATCAGAACATTTTTGGCTACCGTTTCGTACAATTAA
- the LOC138130091 gene encoding lysosomal alpha-mannosidase-like isoform X2, with amino-acid sequence MKLPSTPIEKNIKSVVSLVLQMSLAALLFCVFIALSVDGKPVVEDDPICGYEACPEASPDTLNIHIIPHSHDDVGWLKTVDQYFFQDVQNVISSVVDALKQNPERRFVQVETAFFKLWWSRQNDIIKEAVQNLVNNGQLEFINGAWSMNDEAAVHYQSTIDQFTLGLRYIEDNLGRCARPKVGWQIDPFGHSREQASISAQLGFDSMFFARLDYRDKNRRMDDKTMDLLWRGSANLGNNADIFTSVLYQHYSAPGGFCFDIVCNDEVIIDDEEDPDYNLEKRVGEFADQMRDRAEHYPTNNILVTMGDDFRYEAAMTTYMNLDLLIKGFDLFEQTYNDKRIKVFYSTPSCYTKAVNDYVNSNNYNLELKTDDFFPYADGTNTYWTGYFTSRATSKHFERQGNNLLQVSKQLAANAQGSYDNEQINTLKEAVGVMQHHDAITGTEKQHVANNYYLRLSRGMQSAADAAGQVLSNLITGDDTNLEFDSCLLANVSACTQTESDTFTVAVYNPLSRTQTAIVTLPVFDQQNYQIRDPDDNDVPYQLDASLADFSYVENARTSQTTLQFAAKDLPPLGFKVYRFSAADKQPKSNPLLKKTPNLSVGYEETSFEISEQTGLLESITMNGVTLQVTQDFQYYTSQNSSGAYIFVPVETDPSRVAGGPITTTLVSGDVSQGVLQEFGSWARQFIKVYNDDKSYIEFDWIVGPLDISDGVGKEVVSKFSTPLETNGQFYTDSNGREVLQRTRNSRPDYDYTDEQPIAGNYYPVTSKIVIEDDDVEFAVLTDRSQGGSSINDGEVELMVHRACQHDDGRGVGENLNEQEFGDGIRVRGKHFLVLGPKGGNGDKSIAAVERDVAQRKLLSPWTFVTKQVDNLNNLQFSGLKNSLPDNVQILTLEPWSENTLLFRLEHVLENGEDDNLSQEVTVDVSDLFTLFSITELKETTLGANMLLEENVRLSWPGSSTTDDQAEKRDVDDLTVTLQPMQIRTFLATVSYN; translated from the exons ATGAAGTTACCCTCGACTCCGATTGAGAAGAATATCAAGAGTGTAGTCAGTTTGGTGTTGCAAATGTCTTTGGCGGCGCTTTTGTTTTGCGTGTTTATCGCCTTAAGCGTTGACGGCAAACCTGTGGTCGAAGACGATCCGATTTGTGGCTACGAG GCGTGTCCAGAAGCCAGTCCCGACACTCTCAACATCCACATAATCCCGCACTCCCACGACGACGTCGGATGGCTCAAAACTGTTGATCAGTACTTCTTCCAAG ACGTCCAAAACGTGATCAGCTCCGTGGTCGATGCGTTGAAGCAGAACCCGGAGAGAAG atttgtgCAGGTCGAGACCGCTTTCTTCAAGCTTTGGTGGTCCCGGCAGAACGATATCATCAAGGAAGCCGTGCAGAATCTGGTCAATAACGGCCAACTCGAGTTCATCAACGGCGCCTGGAGCATGAACGACGAAGCCGCCGTCCACTACCAGTCAACCATCGACCAGTTCACTCTTGGTTTGCGCTACATAGAAGACAACCTGGGACGATGCGCCAGGCCTAAGGTCGGCTGGCAGATAGACCCGTTCGGCCACAGTCGCGAGCAAGCCTCGATTTCCGCGCAACTAGGTTTCGACAGCATGTTTTTCGCCCGGTTGGATTATCGAGACAAGAACAGGAGAATGGACGACAAAACCATGGACCTTCTGTGGAGAGGAAGCGCCAACTTGGGCAACAACGCGGACATCTTCACTTCAGTCTTGTACCAGCATTACAGCGCCCCCGGGGGCTTCTGTTTCGACATCGTGTGCAACGACGAGGTGATCATCGACGACGAAGAAGACCCAGACTACAATCTTGAAAAAAGAGTCGGAGAGTTTGCTGATCAGATGCGAGACCGAGCTGAGCATTACCCCACCAACAACATCCTGGTAACGATGGGAGACGACTTCCGGTACGAGGCCGCCATGACGACTTACATGAACCTAGATCTGCTGATCAA GGGATTCGATTTGTTTGAGCAAACCTACAACGACAAGCGCATCAAAGTGTTCTATTCGACGCCATCTTGTTACACCAAGGCTGTCAACGATTACGTCAACAGCAACAATTACAATCTGGAGTTAAAAACAGACGACTTTTTCCCGTACGCTGACGGGACAAACACCTACTGGACTGGGTACTTCACGTCCAGAGCCACCTCCAAACACTTCGAACGTCAAGGCAACAACCTTCTACAA GTTTCCAAACAACTAGCAGCTAACGCTCAAGGATCCTACGATAACGAGCAAATCAACACTTTGAAGGAAGCTGTCGGAGTGATGCAACACCACGACGCCATCACCGGTACTGAGAAGCAACACGTGgccaacaattattatttgcgCCTGTCGCGCGGGATGCAAAGCGCTGCCGATGCCGCAGGACAAGTACTCTC CAATCTGATCACCGGCGATGATACCAACTTAGAGTTCGATTCTTGCCTCCTCGCGAACGTCAGCGCTTGCACCCAGACCGAATCCGACACGTTTACAGTAGCAGTGTACAATCCTCTGAGTCGTACCCAAACCGCGATCGTAACTCTTCCAGTTTTTGACCAACAAAACTACCAAATTCGCGATCCCGATGACAACGACGTTCCGTACCAACTGGACGCGTCTTTGGCAGATTTCAGCTACGTCGAAAACGCCAGGACTTCCCAAACCACCCTGCAGTTCGCCGCGAAAGACCTTCCTCCGCTAGGTTTCAAGGTTTATCGTTTCTCGGCAGCCGACAAGCAACCCAAATCTAATCCTCTGCTTAAAAAGACACCCAATCTCTCAGTCGGTTACGAA GAGACAAGTTTCGAAATCAGCGAACAAACAGGGTTGTTGGAGTCGATCACCATGAACGGAGTCACTCTGCAAGTCACTCAAGATTTTCAATATTACACGAGTCAAAACAGTTCTGGGGCTTATATTTTCGTCCCGGTTGAAACCGATCCCTCAAGGGTCGCTGGAGGTCCCATCACTACCACCCTAGTCAGCGGAGATGTGTCCCAAGGGGTGTTGCAAGAGTTTGGCAGCTGGGCCAGACAATTCATCAAAGTGTACAACGACGACAAGAGCTACATCGAATTTGATTGGATCGTTGGTCCCCTCGACATCAGTGACGGCGTGGGCAAAGAAGTGGTCAGCAAGTTCTCGACACCTTTGGAGACGAACGGTCAGTTTTACACAGACTCCAACGGACGAGAAGTACTGCAGAGGACCAGGAACTCGCGACCCGACTACGACTACACCGACGAACAACCAATCGCCGGGAATTACTACCCCGTCACGAGCAAAATCGTCATCGAAGACGACGACGTCGAGTTCGCCGTCTTGACAGATAGATCGCAAGGTGGCTCGAGCATCAACGACGGAGAGGTGGAGCTGATGGTGCACAGGGCGTGTCAACACGATGACGGTAGAGGAGTGGGGGAGAACTTGAACGAGCAAGAGTTTGGCGACGGGATCAGAGTCAGAGGCAAACACTTCCTAGTTTTGGGACCCAAGGGCGGAAACG GAGACAAATCTATCGCTGCAGTTGAAAGAGACGTTGCCCAGAGAAAACTGTTGAGTCCTTGGACCTTCGTCACCAAGCAAGTCGACAACTTGAACAATTTGCAGTTCAGCGGGTTGAAGAACAGCCTTCCGGATAACGTGCAGATTTTGACTCTGGAACCGTGGAGCGAAAACACTCTTCTCTTTAGGCTCGAGCACGTCCTGGAAAATGGCGAAGATGACAACTTGTCCCAAGAAGTGACAGTTGACGTTTCG GATTTGTTCACCTTGTTCAGTATTACTGAACTCAAGGAAACCACGCTTGGGGCGAATATGCTCTTGGAAGAGAATGTCCGATTGTCGTGGCCCGGAAGCAGTACTACCGACGACCAAGCTGAGAAGAGAGATGTCGACGATTTGACAGTCACTCTGCAACCGATGCAGATCAGAACATTTTTGGCTACCGTTTCGTACAATTAA
- the LOC138132147 gene encoding lysosomal alpha-mannosidase-like, with protein MFYLLFLSTLVVLTHSTPLKDEPSCGYSSCPEAGLDTLNVHLIPHSHDDLGWLKTMDKYYFQDVQNVIGSVVGALKQNPDRRFVQVETAYFKEWWDRQNDIVRQDVIDLVNNGQLEIINGGWCMNDEANTNYQSTIDQYTLGLRFLEDTLGPCGRPRVGWQIDTFGHSREQASISAKLGFDSLFFMRMDYRDKNKRLADKTGDLLWKGSQNLNDSYIFTSIFYGAYSFPEGFCFDIVCQDEPIIDDEESPDYNYDRRVDEFAEYVRGQASQYPTNNILVVMGDDVRYQASLTNFLNIDRLIKGFELFPKTFDDKPIKLLYSTPSCYAKAVNEFVTANDYNLDIKTDDFLPYATDGYGYWSGFYTSRPSKKRFERQGNNFLQIAKQLSAITNQPYESRITRLKEAVAVIQHHDAITGTEKEDVMKDYVRMLDTALEEANQAVDPILSTLIGSTSDDSFKFNTCLLANISSCGPSKSDKFTVTVYNPLSRPVSGPIELPVDSQTWMIEDPQGNEVIYQTDPTIIDFSYANDVPISPYTLLFTAEDLPPLGFKVYAFTKAETVPEEQPHLTVGNEDTSFEIDDDTGLLRSITMNGVTMDVSQDLAYYRSGSYSGAYIFVPLENEKHRVTEDKVKTTPISGDIYQGVLQEFNSWAKQIIKVYNDDSNYIEIDWIIGPVDVSDGIGREVVSVFTTPLQTDGNFYTDSNGREMLKRTRNYRPTFDYTNEEPIAGNYHPITSRIVLKDEEQGLELAILNDRAQGGASLEDGQVEIMIQRACTHNDRSQGNVRDSINDQEYGQGVIIRGKHYLILGPSSGNGEKSLAAIQRDVAQKKLLAPWAFVTDQDITQQLDTREFSSLKTPLSDNVHILTLEPWNENTLLLRLEHIMEKDEDENLSQETTVDLSDLFATFTITELEETTLGANIPLEDSVRLSWPGTGDTEDGKNLDGLKVTLAPMQIRTFLAKITSTL; from the exons ATGTTTTACTTGCTCTTCTTAAGTACCCTCGTGGTGCTGACTCACTCCACTCCGTTGAAGGACGAACCATCTTGTGGCTATTCG TCGTGTCCTGAAGCCGGCCTCGACACCCTCAACGTCCATCTAATACCACACTCGCACGACGACCTCGGCTGGCTCAAAACAATGGACAAGTACTACTTCCAAGACGTCCAGAACGTGATCGGCTCGGTGGTTGGTGCTTTGAAACAGAACCCCGACAGGAGGTTCGTCCAAGTGGAAACCGCCTACTTCAAGGAGTGGTGGGACAGACAGAACGACATCGTGAGACAAGACGTGATCGATTTGGTCAACAACGGTCAACTGGAGATTATCAACGGGGGTTGGTGCATGAACGACGAGGCCAACACCAACTATCAATCGACAATCGATCAGTACACTTTGGGTTTGAGGTTCTTGGAGGACACTTTGGGTCCTTGCGGACGCCCCAGGGTTGGCTGGCAGATCGACACTTTCGGGCACAGTCGCGAGCAAGCTTCGATCTCGGCGAAACTGGGCTTCGACAGTCTGTTCTTCATGCGTATGGACTACcgcgacaaaaataaaagactCGCGGACAAAACTGGAGATTTGTTGTGGAAAGGGAGTCAAAACTTGAACGACTCGTACATTTTTACTTCGATCTTTTACGGCGCCTACAGCTTCCCCGAAGGTTTCTGCTTCGATATTGTTTGCCAAGACGAGCCGATCATAGACGATGAGGAAAGTCCAGACTACAACTACGACAGAAGG GTGGACGAATTCGCCGAGTACGTCCGCGGACAAGCCTCTCAGTACCCCACCAACAACATTCTGGTCGTGATGGGGGACGACGTGCGGTACCAAGCCTCCCTCACTAACTTCCTCAACATCGACAGACTCATCAAAGGATTCGAACTGTTCCCCAAAACTTTCGACGACAAACCCATCAAACTCTTGTACTCGACTCCCTCGTGCTACGCCAAAGCAGTCAACGAGTTTGTCACAGCCAATGATTACAATTTAGACATCAAAACTGACGATTTTCTTCCGTACGCGACTGACGGTTACGGCTACTGGAGCGGTTTCTACACCTCGAGGCCTTCCAAGAAGAGATTTGAACGCCAAGGCAACAACTTCCTTCAGATTGCCAAACAGCTGTCAGCGATCACCAACCAACCCTACGAGAGCAGAATCACACGTTTGAAGGAGGCCGTGGCGGTGATCCAACACCACGACGCCATCACCGGTACCGAGAAAGAAGACGTCATGAAGGATTACGTCCGCATGCTTGATACAGCTTTAGAAGAGGCGAACCAGGCAGTCGATCCCATTTTATC TACCCTGATAGGCAGTACTTCTGACGacagtttcaaatttaatacGTGCCTGTTGGCAAACATCAGTTCTTGTGGCCCCAGCAAGTCTGACAAGTTCACTGTGACTGTCTACAATCCACTCAGTCGACCAGTTTCGGGTCCAATTGAATTACCCGTGGATTCCCAAACTTGGATGATTGAAGATCCTCAAG gAAATGAAGTCATCTATCAAACCGACCCCACCATCATCGACTTCAGTTACGCGAACGACGTCCCAATCTCTCCATACACTTTGCTCTTCACCGCCGAAGATTTACCACCTCTGGGATTCAAAGTGTACGCTTTCACCAAAGCTGAGACAGTTCCAGAAGAACAACCACACCTCACAGTTGGCAATGAAGACACTAGTTTCGAAATAGACGACGACACTGGGTTGCTGAGATCTATCACTATGAACGGAGTAACGATGGATGTCTCGCAAGACCTGGCCTACTACAGGAGTGGAAGTTATTCCGGAGCGTACATTTTTGTCCCCTTGGAGAACGAGAAGCACCGAGTGACCGAAGACAAGGTCAAAACAACTCCAATTTCTGGAGACATATACCAAGGAGTGCTCCAAGAGTTCAACAGTTGGGCCAAACAAATCATCAAGGTCTACAACGACGACAGCAACTACATCGAGATCGACTGGATTATTGGACCCGTGGACGTCAGCGATGGGATAGGAAGGGAGGTGGTGTCGGTATTCACGACTCCTTTGCAGACCGACGGAAACTTTTACACGGATTCTAATGGTCGTGAAATGCTCAAAAGAACTAGAAACTATCGCCCCACATTCGACTACACAAATGAAGAACCTATCGCAGGAAATTACCACCCCATCACGTCCAGAATTGTGCTGAAGGACGAGGAACAGGGGTTGGAGCTGGCCATCTTGAACGACCGGGCACAGGGTGGGGCCAGTCTGGAGGATGGTCAAGTGGAAATAATG ATACAAAGAGCTTGTACCCATAACGACAGGAGTCAAGGAAATGTCAGGGATAGCATCAACGATCAGGAGTACGGCCAAGGAGTGATTATCAGGGGCAAGCACTATCTCATTCTGGGTCCCAGCTCTGGAAATG GGGAGAAATCTTTGGCGGCGATCCAAAGAGATGTGGCCCAAAAGAAATTGTTAGCCCCTTGGGCGTTCGTCACCGATCAAGACATAACCCAACAGCTTGACACTCGTGAATTCAGCAGTTTGAAGACACCTTTGAGTGACAATGTTCACATTTTAACTCTAGAACCTTGGAACGAAAACACTCTTCTTCTGCGTCTGGAACACATCATGGAAAAGGATGAAGATGAGAATTTGTCCCAAGAAACTACCGTCGATCTTTCG GACTTGTTCGCTACATTTACCATAACTGAGTTGGAAGAAACTACCCTGGGGGCAAACATTCCTTTGGAGGACAGCGTTAGGTTGTCGTGGCCCGGAACTGGTGACACCGAAGACGGGAAAAATCTGGATGGACTCAAAGTGACTCTGGCGCCGATGCAGATCAGAACATTTTTGGCCAAAATTACATCGACTTTgtaa